The DNA segment AGTTCACTATCTATAGTTAAACTTCCATTATGAAGTTTAATTATCTCGTCACTTACAGCAAGTCCTATTCCACTTCCTGACTTCTTACTAGTTCCCTTAAAGAATTTCTCCTTTACTTGGGATAAATCTTCTGGAGAGATACCTGTTCCTTCGTCTTTTATTTTTATATAGGTATTTTTATCATCACAATATATATTTACAAATACATGTTTACCTTTATCTGTAAATTTCACAGCATTATCTATTATATTTATAAATACTTGTCTTAATCTATTTTTATCTGCCATTATAAATGGTATATCTTCTTCAGAACTGTATTCTAAAATTACTCCATCTTTCAAGGCTCTTAACTTACATATATGGATCACATCTTCTAAGTCATCTTTAACATTTATTTTTTCTAAATGAAGAACTATTCTTCCACTCTCTATTTTTGAAAAATCTAATAATTCCTCAACCATTTGTGAGAGTCTAGTTGTTTCTTTTATTATTATTTTAAGTCCTAACTCTGCCTCTTCTTTATCTTTAAGACCTCCAGTTAGTATAGTTTCACTCCATCCTTTTATAGATGTTAGCGGAGTCCTTAACTCATGTGATATAGAAGATATAAAGTCATTTTTAAGCCTTGTACTATTTACAATCTCCCCTGCCATATAGTTAAGGGTATCTGCAAGTTCCCCTATTTCATCATTGTAATGTTTTTCTATCCGCTCTGAAAATTGTCCCTTAGCCATTTTTTGAGCAACACCATTAATTTCATTTAGAGGATTTATTATAGATCTACTAAATAGTATACTTAAACTTAACATAATTAGTAGTATAATTAAAATAGTAAAAAAGGAAGCCGTAAAAAGTTTTCTAATAACTTTATTTACCTCCTCCAGTGATGTTATATTTCTCACCACACCAACTATCTTATCTTTTTCTTGCATTATAGGGCTTGATACTATCATTATATTTTCTTTTGTATTTTTATCTTTACCAGTCCAAGTAGATACTTGTCCTTTTAATGACTTAATATAATCCTGAGAGTCTACCTTATCTTTAAATAAAAATCCACTTGAACTCATAATTATATTACCTTTAGTATCCAAAACTTGAAGTTCTGAATAATCTTTAGAAAAACCTTGGATAATTTGTTGTGCAATATCATGTAACGTATCTTGTTTGCCACTTAAATATCTATTATAGAAGTCTGCAGCTGTAGTAGTAGTGTTTGAAAGATTTTGAGTTATATTTCCATAATAGTAGTTCTTTATTAATATTACAAAAGCTCCTTCTACTATTAATAATACAGCAGATACTATTATAATATAGTTATAAACCCACCTTTTTTTAATCCCTTGCACACTACTCTTCCTTTCTCCATCTGTATCCATATCCCCATATTGTCTTTATATACTTTGGATTTGACGGATCGTCCTCTATTTTACGTCTTAATCTTCTTATATTTACATCAACAATCTTAGGATCTCCAAAATAGTTTTCACCCCAAACACTATTTAAGATTTCTTCTCTAGTTAATGATTGCTCTTCATTTTCTATGAACAATTTCATAATGGAGTATTCTATTTGTGTCAAGTCTATTTCCACTTCATTCTTTAGTACAACTCTAGCAGCTGTGTCTATTCTAAATGGACCAGAAACTAGATTTTTTTGTTTTCCTCCATTAAGCATTTCTACTCTCCTAGCTAAAGCATCTATTCTAGCCACTAACTCCATAGGGCTAAAAGGCTTTATCATATAGTCATCTGCTCCCATTGTAAGTCCACTTATTTTATCTAATTCTTGAGATTTAGCTGTAAGCATTATGATTCCCATGTTTCGGTCTTTTTCTCTTATCTTCCTACATACTTCAAAGCCATCAATACCAGGTAGCATTACATCTAAAACAGCCATATCTATATCATTTGAATTATTTACTATTTCAAGAGCTTCTTCACCAGTACCTGCTTGTAATACTTCATATCCAGCTCTTTTTAAGTTTATTACAATAAAAGCTCTTATATCATCCTCATCTTCTAAAACAAGAACTCTAGCCATTCTAATTCCTCCATTTCTAGAATATTAAAATATAAACTACTATTTCAATATTTTAAAGTTTTTCTTCACTTCATCAATTGTTATTAGCTTTTCATTAAATTCAGTACTATGATTAGTACTTCCTAAGGTAGCAAAGTAAACTTTTTGAGCACTTTCACCAATCTTTACATACTTATTCTTTTTAAGTTTATTAATCTTATCTGCATCAATATCTGCTTTATTATACTCATATATGGTTAATAAATTATATTTTATATATTCATATGAATTAAGATACTGGAACGATATCAATTTACTAGTGTGATTGTTCTCATCACTTTCCTCATAACATCTAACAGTAATGTTTTTATCCCAATTTGAAGGAAAATCAAAACTTATTTTTAAGTCATCATTATAATATACTCTTTTTACAAGTATTAGATCTCTTCCTCCATCCCATTTATTCCAATGGGTAACCATAGAGTTACGTTCAAAAACATCCTCTGTTTTTTCAGCAGTATATTGTCTTATTGGTATCTCTATTATTCCATCATTATCTATATCTTGTGGATCCATTGCATATGGAGAAGTTGTTTTTTCCACAAGTCCAATTTCGTCATCATAAAAAGCATTTACTAGTTGTCCATGTTCCATGACTAATAAAGCTGTTGCACCATAATGCTCATATGAAGTTTGAATAAAAATTCCTGTCTTATCTTTAGATGCTTTCCCTACTTTAATAGACTTAATAGTTGTAGGACTATCAACAATAGTCTCATTTATGAACTCTATTGTACTTTCTTCAGATGTATATTTATATAAATCCGCTGACAATCTATCATCACTTTTTTTCAAAGTTACTATTTCAGGTAGTTCATCATTGTCTAAATCTGCTATAATCATTTCTTCATAAGCGGTTTCAAATATCTCTACTATGTTATCATCACTATAGGAGTACATACTTACACCCTTATTTTTATATTCTCCCCCCATAGAACTTATTATTATTTCTGGTCTTCCATTTCCTGTTATATCTTTAAACATAACTTCATCAAATTCTTTTCCCGACTCTTTCATTTCACCTTTAGGTATCCATGCACCATTTTCTTTTTTAAGTACTAATGCTCTCAAAGAGTCTTTATCTACACTCAATTTATAAAATGCTACTACTTCATCTTCATTATCCCCATCTAAATCAATAAATTTTATAGCACTTAGTTCTTCTTTATTATAGGGGGCTGTCAGTTTAGCTGTTTTAGGTAGTATTTTTTGTATTACAGATTTTATTTCTTGATTCTCTTGTGAGAACTTTGGTACTTTCATTAAGCCTTCTGGTGATGCTTTAAACGAACAAGCTGGAAGTATAGATAACATGGATATTATTATGATTAATTTTAGTTTTCTTTTTATGGTTATCACCTTCCTTGACTTTAAATAAGCAGTCAGTATTTATCTTATAATATAGTCTAAAGAAATTGGTTACAAAAAAATTACTATGATATTACATTATTTCTGACAATATCTCTTTTTACTTATCTCTTGTAAAAATAGTTAACATATTCTAAATCTAATTATACTATAATACAAATAATTAGATAAATCCATATATTGTATATTTATGTAAAATATCATTATTTTTCAAGAGGTGTAACGCTATGTCTAGCATAATCCTATATATTATCTCTTTATTCCTTTTGTTCTTATCTTTTATAAAAGATAAAAACAAAACTAAAAAAGCTTTAAATATTTCTCTTGAATCTTTTTTAAATTTACTTCCAACTATACTACCTATGATAATGTTTGTAAGCATATTTTTATCAATCATAGATCCTAATATTATAACAAAATTGATTGGTACAAAATCTGGATTAAAAGGTGTTCTTCTTTCTATAGTTATTGGATCTATATCTTATATCCCAAACTTTATATCTCTCCCTCTCGGTGCTAGTTTATTACAAAGGGGTGCAGGATACCCTCAAGTTGCAGGACTTATATCAACATTAATGGGAATAGGTATAGTTACTTTTCCTTTAGAAAGTAAGTATTTCGATAATAAATTTTCTATTATAAGAAATTTAATAGGTTTAATTTCATGTATTGTCTTTGTAATTATAGTGTGGTGGTTCCTTATATGAATATAATAAGAAAATATAAATGGTTGATAGTTTTTATAGTATTGATAATCGTAATATACAACATCAACTCAACTGTAGGAGTAAATACTATATATTTTTCTTTTTCAAATATTAAAACTTTTCTTTCATTGGTTCCTCCTATATTCATATTAATGGGTTTATTGGATGTATGGGTTCCAAAAGAAACTATGGTAAAATATATGGGGAAGGATTCTGGTATAAAAGGGCTATTATGTATATTAACTCTAGGTTCATTAGCTGCTGGACCTTTATATGTGTCTTTTCCTATAGCTCATATGTTTATTAAAAAAGGTGTAAAACTTTCTTATATTATCTTTTTTATAGGTGTATGGGCAAATTGTAAAGTTCCTATGATGGTCTATGAATATACATCACTAGGAGGAACATTTACTTTTCTTCATATAACAACCAGCTTATTTGTATATTTGGTTTTATCTATATTAGTTGAAAAATATTTATCCGAAGATGAAATAAAAAATATATATAATAAAGAGTCTACTACAAACTAAATGTAATAGACCCTTTCCTTATTATTTTGATGCAAACATGTCTGCTGCTTTATATGAACTTCTTACTAATGGGCTAGATGCGACAAACTTAAATCCTAGCTTAGTAGCTTCTTCTTTATACATTTCAAATGTCTCAGGAGTAACATACTCTTTTAATTGATAGTGTTTTTCTGAAGGTTGTAAGTATTGTCCTACTGTCAAGAAGTCACAATCAACTTGTCTTAAGTCTTTGAATACTTCTATAACTTCGTCTTCTTTCTCTCCTAATCCTACCATTATTCCTGATTTAGTTAATACAGTTGGATCTAATACTTTTACATTTTTTAGTACGTCTAATGATCTTTGATATATTGCCATTGGTCTTACGTCTGGATATAATCTTGGAACTGTTTCTATGTTGTGATTTAGTATTTCTGGCTTTGCATCTACAACTATTTTTAATGCATCAATGTCTCCTAAAAGATCTGGAATTAATACTTCTATGATTATATCCTTCTTTATCCTTCTTATGGCTTTTATTGTTTCTGCAAAGTGACTTGCTCCACCATCTGGTAAATCATCTCTTGTAACAGAAGTTATTACTACATGTTTTAACCCTAAATCAACTGTAGCCTTTGCTACGTTTTCAGGTTCTTTAGGATCTAGTGGCTCTAATTTTTTATGTGTAACATTACAAAATCTACAATTACGTGAACACTCTTTACCTAATATCATAAATGTAGCAGTTTTTTTACTATAGCACTCTACTCTATTAGGACAGTTTGCAGCTTCACAAACTGTATTTAAGGAGAATTTTTTTAATAAATCATTAACATATCCCATATTTTGGCCTTCTCTTTTCTTAATTCTAAGCCATTCAGGTTTTCTTTTGATTGTTGGCATATATGTTTCCCCCACTCTAATTATTTATATAAACTTATTTCTTCAAAGCTATCATACCCAAATATTTTGCAAAAATATTTCAAAACTTGATCATTCACACGCTGAAAATCTACATTATGATCTAGTAGCTTTTCTAGGGAAATTACATCTCTACCTTGTATTCCACAAGGCACTATCCAATTAAAATGATCTAAATTTGTATTTACATTAAATGCAAATCCATGCATAGTTACCCAACGCTTAACTGTAAGGCCTATGGCTGTTATCTTACTATTTTTTATCCATACTCCGTTATTTATGTCATCTCTGAAAGCATCTATATTATATTCATTTTTTAATAATTGTATAAATAATTCCTCTAGCTTATATACAAAATCTTTTATTCCTAGTTTTAAATCCTTTATATTAACTATAGGATATCCTACAATTTGACCAGGTCCATGATATGTTACATCTCCACCTCTACCTATTTTAACTATATCGGCATTTTGTGATTTCAAATATTCTTCTGATACTAAAATATTTTCCTCAACAGCATTTTTACCTAATGTTATAACTGGAAAATGCTCTACTAATATTAGTGTATCTTCTATTTCTTTATCTTGTCTTTTTTTTAGGAGGTCAAGTTGTATATCTAAAGCTTCCTCATAACTACATTGCCCTAAGTTCAGTACATTTAGTTTCGTCATATGTTCATCTCCTTAAATGTAAATACCCCCCTACTATATAAGTCAAACTCATATAGACTGCGGGGGGTATAGGCAATAAAATATATTATAGATCGTTGTTACACAAAATATCTCCGTTGTTACACAAGTTAAAACTTAAAGCAAATTATACTAATTGGTATCTGTAAATTAAAGTTGCCTGTCCGTTTCTTTCTTTAACTCCACCTTTTAGTATTTTAGCTTTTTCTCCACTCTCTAACTCTATTTCTGTTCCTTGAATCTTTTCTATATGTTCTGATACAGCAGAAGCATATTGAGGTTCAACTTCTTCCTTAACGCCCCAGGCGAGTGCCATTACAGCCGCAGCGTCTCAAGTCTCACAAATATTAGCTTTTCTTTCGGCAATAGATGCAACTAAGCTATCTGTTAATGCCTTTTCCACATTACCATCATGTGCAAACATTAGTATTACCTCCTAAAAGTATACCTCTATAATTTTTCTCTATATCATTATATCATTATATTTGTTTTTTCTATATATATTTATAAATTATTTTCTATTTTTCATATTTTAGTATTAAATCCCTAGCAGCCTTACCTTCATTTATTCTTCTAACAGGAGTGTCATAAGGTGCATTTTTTAGAAGCTCAGGATCTTGTTTAGCTTCTTCAGCTATTCTATTCATAGCATTTATAAACTCATCTAGAGTTTCTTTACTTTCTGTTTCAGTTGGCTCAACCATTATAGCTTCATTAACTATTAATGGGAAGTAAACTGTTGGTGGATGATATCCGAAATCTAATAATCTCTTAGCTATATCAAGAGTTGTAATTCCTGTAGACTTATCTTTAATTCCACCTAATACGAACTCATGCTTACATACTTGATCTATTGGTAAGCTATAGTTTTCTTTAAGTTTATTCATCATATAGTTTGCATTTAATACTGCAACTTCACTTACTTCTTTTAATCCTTCTGATCCCATAGATAGGATATATGAATAAGTTCTAACTAGTACACCAAATTGTCCATAGAAACCTTTTATTTTTCCTATTGAATTTGGTCTATCATAGTCTAGGATGAATTTATCATCTTTTTTCTCAATAACCGGTACTGGTAAGAATTCAACTAAGTCTTCTCTCACACCAACTGGACCTGCTCCTGGTCCACCTCCACCATGAGGTGTTGAAAGTGTTTTATGCACGTTAAAGTGCATTACGTCAAATCCCATGTCTCCAGGTCTTACTTTACTCATTATAGCGTTCATGTTAGCTCCATCGTAGTATAGTAATCCACCAGCTTCATGAACTAAATCAGCTATAAGCTTAATGTTTTGTTCAAATAATCCAAGAGTACTTGGATTTGTAAGCATTAAACCTGCTATTTCATCACTTAATACTTCTTTTAAGCTATCTATATTAACAGAACCATCTGCATTTGATTCAACTTCAACTACCTCAAACCCTGCAACATAAGCACTTGATGGATTCGTACCATGAGCTGAATCTGGAACTATGATTTTAGTTCTTTTACTATCTCCTCTTTTTTCATGATAAGCTTTGATTATTAATAATCCTGTATACTCACCATGAGCACCAGCAGCTGGTTGAAGAGTTACTCTAGAAAATCCTGAGATTTCTGAAAGTTGTGCATCAAGATTATACATTAATTCTAATGCACCTTGAACTGTTTCTTCTGGTTGATATGGATGGATATTAGTGAATCCACTTAAAGAAGCCATATCTTCATTTAATTTAGGATTGTACTTCATTGTACATGATCCTAATGGATAGAAACCAGTATCAACACCATAGTTTTTATGTGAAAGATTAGTAAAGTGTCTTATAACTTCTACTTCACTTACTTGTGGTAAGTCAGCTTCTTTCTCTCTTAAAAATTCGCTAGGAATAAGCTCACTTACACTAACTTCATTCACATCTAATTTTGGAAGGCTATATCCTTTACGACCTTCTTTTGAAACCTCAAATATCAATTTATTATAGTTAGATCTCATGCTATAACACCTCCATAACACGAGCTAATGTGTCAATTTCTTCTTTAGTTCTTTTTTCAGTAACACATAGTAGAAGACCATTTTTATGTTCTTCATAATCTTTACCTAGCTCGTATCCACCAAGGATATTATTTTTTAATAATTCTTCATTTACTTTTGAGCTATCAATATCACTTGTTAGCGCAAATTCTTTGAAGAATGGTTTATTAGGGAATAATGGTTTGAATTTACCACTCTTAGTTAATTCATTGAATGCATAGTGAGCTTTTTGCATGCTTTGTAATGCAACTTCTTTAAGTCCCTCTTTACCCATTGCAGTTAAATATATAGTAGCCACTAATGTATTTAATCCTTGGTTTGAACAAATATTTGAAGTAGCTTTATATCTTCTTATATGTTGCTCTCTTGCTTGAAGAGTCAATACGAAAGCTCTATTTCCATCAGCATCTTCTGTTTGACCAACAATTCTACCTGGAATCTTTCTAACTAATTTTTTAGTAGTAGCGAAGAATCCTAGATGTGGTCCACCATAGCTTAAGCTATTTCCTAAAGATTGTCCTTCACCAACAACTATGTCAGCTCCTAGCTCTCCAGGACTTTTTAATATTCCTAAAGAAATTGGATCAACGTACATGATTAAGTTAGCTTTATTTTCATGAACAATTTTTTCTACTTCTGTAACATCTTCTATGATACCAAAGAAGTTAGGGCTTTGAACAATAACACCAGCTGTTTCTTTAGTAACTAAAGATTTTAATTTTTCAACATCTGTAACACCATCTACAGCATCTACTTCTATTAATTCTAAGCTTCTAGCTTTTAGATAACTTTTAAGTACCTTTCTAGTTTCTGGGTTAACTGTTTTTGAAACAATTACAGACTGACGTCTTGTGTTTTCACAAGCTAATACAGCAGCTTCTCCACATGCTGTTGGACCATCATACATAGAAGCGTTTGTTACATCCATACCAGTTAATTCAGTAATCATTGTTTGATATTCAAATATTACTTGTAAAGTACCTTGACTTACTTCTGGTTGATATGGTGTGTAAGCTGTATAAAACTCTGATCTAGAAATTAAGTGTTTTATTATTCCTGGGATATAGTGGTCATAAGCTCCTGCTCCTAAAAAGCAAGGTAATTCTTCTATATTTTTGTTTTTAGCCGCTAATTGTCCCATGTGCTTACGAACTTCTAGTTCAGATAAAGCTTTAGGTAAATTTAGGTCTCTTCCTAGTCTAAGATCACTAGGTATATCTTTAAATAGGTCTTCTATAGAGCTAGCACCAACGCTTTCAAGCATTTCTTTTCTAGTGCCATCATTATTAGGTATATACCTATGCATTACATTTCCCCCTTTATTGTAGGATTTTGTGACTTTTTATTATTCGTTACAGAATTCTTCGTATTGTTTAGCATCCATTAATTTATCAAGTTCTGAGCTATCTGATAATTCAACTTTTACTACCCAGTTAGCATATGGATCTTCATTAACTAATCCTGGATTATCTTCTAAGTCTTCATTTACAGCTACTATTTTACCTGATACTGGTAAGTATGAATCTGAAGCAGCTTTAACTGATTCGATAACTCCAAATACGTCTCCAGCGTTTAATTCATCATCAACAGCTGGTAATTCAACATAAACGATTTCCCCTAATTGATGTTGAGCATGGTCAGTAACTCCAATGTAAGCTTCATTTCCTTCTACTTTAATCCACTCATGATCTTCTGAATATAATAATCCTTCTACTATTTTACTCATTTTAAAATTCCTCCTTAAATACTCTTTATTTTTAATTTCAAAATTATTTTAACAGATTGTTTTATATTAGTAAACTTTATATAGTTTATTTTTTGCTTAAGAATCTTTTGCTTATAACTTTTGCTTTAACTGGCTTATTTCTTATAACTACATCGAATTCAGTTCCTAATTCTGTGTACTCTATATCAACTAATGCATTTCCTATGTTTTTCTTAACTGTAGGAGCAGCATATCCAGTTGTTACTACACCAATTTTTTTGCCATCTACTTCTACTTCGTATCCATGTCTTGGGATTCCTCTTCCTATCAATTCGAATCCTACGATTTTTCTTTTTAATCCTTCTTCTTTTTGTTTAGCTAAAGCTGCTTTACCTATAAAGTCACTTTCTTTCTTTAACTTAACAAACATACCATATCCAGCTTCTAGTGGAGTTATATCTGCTGAAAGTTCATTTCCGTAAAGAGGTAATGTAGCTTCAAATCTTAATGTATCTCTTGCTCCTAGTCCTATAGGTTTTATTCCTTCTTCTTTACCATTTTCCATTAATGCTTCCCAAATTGTTTCAGCATCTTTGTTATCAAAGTAAATTTCGAATCCATCTTCTCCAGTATATCCTGTTCTTGATACTAAACATTTAGCACCTGCAACATTCACATCTCTCTTTAAATGGAAGAATTCGATTTCATCTAAGTTTGTATCAGTTACTTTTTGTAAAACTTTTTGAGCTAATGGTCCTTGAATAGCTACTTGTGATACATCATCTGAAATATTTTTGATTTCTACATCAAATTGTTTTGTGTTT comes from the Gottschalkia purinilytica genome and includes:
- the lipB gene encoding lipoyl(octanoyl) transferase LipB, encoding MTKLNVLNLGQCSYEEALDIQLDLLKKRQDKEIEDTLILVEHFPVITLGKNAVEENILVSEEYLKSQNADIVKIGRGGDVTYHGPGQIVGYPIVNIKDLKLGIKDFVYKLEELFIQLLKNEYNIDAFRDDINNGVWIKNSKITAIGLTVKRWVTMHGFAFNVNTNLDHFNWIVPCGIQGRDVISLEKLLDHNVDFQRVNDQVLKYFCKIFGYDSFEEISLYK
- a CDS encoding sensor histidine kinase, which gives rise to MDTDGERKSSVQGIKKRWVYNYIIIVSAVLLIVEGAFVILIKNYYYGNITQNLSNTTTTAADFYNRYLSGKQDTLHDIAQQIIQGFSKDYSELQVLDTKGNIIMSSSGFLFKDKVDSQDYIKSLKGQVSTWTGKDKNTKENIMIVSSPIMQEKDKIVGVVRNITSLEEVNKVIRKLFTASFFTILIILLIMLSLSILFSRSIINPLNEINGVAQKMAKGQFSERIEKHYNDEIGELADTLNYMAGEIVNSTRLKNDFISSISHELRTPLTSIKGWSETILTGGLKDKEEAELGLKIIIKETTRLSQMVEELLDFSKIESGRIVLHLEKINVKDDLEDVIHICKLRALKDGVILEYSSEEDIPFIMADKNRLRQVFINIIDNAVKFTDKGKHVFVNIYCDDKNTYIKIKDEGTGISPEDLSQVKEKFFKGTSKKSGSGIGLAVSDEIIKLHNGSLTIDSELGEGTTVLITLPQHSE
- a CDS encoding response regulator transcription factor, yielding MARVLVLEDEDDIRAFIVINLKRAGYEVLQAGTGEEALEIVNNSNDIDMAVLDVMLPGIDGFEVCRKIREKDRNMGIIMLTAKSQELDKISGLTMGADDYMIKPFSPMELVARIDALARRVEMLNGGKQKNLVSGPFRIDTAARVVLKNEVEIDLTQIEYSIMKLFIENEEQSLTREEILNSVWGENYFGDPKIVDVNIRRLRRKIEDDPSNPKYIKTIWGYGYRWRKEE
- the gcvPB gene encoding aminomethyl-transferring glycine dehydrogenase subunit GcvPB, which codes for MRSNYNKLIFEVSKEGRKGYSLPKLDVNEVSVSELIPSEFLREKEADLPQVSEVEVIRHFTNLSHKNYGVDTGFYPLGSCTMKYNPKLNEDMASLSGFTNIHPYQPEETVQGALELMYNLDAQLSEISGFSRVTLQPAAGAHGEYTGLLIIKAYHEKRGDSKRTKIIVPDSAHGTNPSSAYVAGFEVVEVESNADGSVNIDSLKEVLSDEIAGLMLTNPSTLGLFEQNIKLIADLVHEAGGLLYYDGANMNAIMSKVRPGDMGFDVMHFNVHKTLSTPHGGGGPGAGPVGVREDLVEFLPVPVIEKKDDKFILDYDRPNSIGKIKGFYGQFGVLVRTYSYILSMGSEGLKEVSEVAVLNANYMMNKLKENYSLPIDQVCKHEFVLGGIKDKSTGITTLDIAKRLLDFGYHPPTVYFPLIVNEAIMVEPTETESKETLDEFINAMNRIAEEAKQDPELLKNAPYDTPVRRINEGKAARDLILKYEK
- the gcvPA gene encoding aminomethyl-transferring glycine dehydrogenase subunit GcvPA — its product is MHRYIPNNDGTRKEMLESVGASSIEDLFKDIPSDLRLGRDLNLPKALSELEVRKHMGQLAAKNKNIEELPCFLGAGAYDHYIPGIIKHLISRSEFYTAYTPYQPEVSQGTLQVIFEYQTMITELTGMDVTNASMYDGPTACGEAAVLACENTRRQSVIVSKTVNPETRKVLKSYLKARSLELIEVDAVDGVTDVEKLKSLVTKETAGVIVQSPNFFGIIEDVTEVEKIVHENKANLIMYVDPISLGILKSPGELGADIVVGEGQSLGNSLSYGGPHLGFFATTKKLVRKIPGRIVGQTEDADGNRAFVLTLQAREQHIRRYKATSNICSNQGLNTLVATIYLTAMGKEGLKEVALQSMQKAHYAFNELTKSGKFKPLFPNKPFFKEFALTSDIDSSKVNEELLKNNILGGYELGKDYEEHKNGLLLCVTEKRTKEEIDTLARVMEVL
- the gcvH gene encoding glycine cleavage system protein GcvH; this translates as MSKIVEGLLYSEDHEWIKVEGNEAYIGVTDHAQHQLGEIVYVELPAVDDELNAGDVFGVIESVKAASDSYLPVSGKIVAVNEDLEDNPGLVNEDPYANWVVKVELSDSSELDKLMDAKQYEEFCNE
- a CDS encoding permease, translating into MNIIRKYKWLIVFIVLIIVIYNINSTVGVNTIYFSFSNIKTFLSLVPPIFILMGLLDVWVPKETMVKYMGKDSGIKGLLCILTLGSLAAGPLYVSFPIAHMFIKKGVKLSYIIFFIGVWANCKVPMMVYEYTSLGGTFTFLHITTSLFVYLVLSILVEKYLSEDEIKNIYNKESTTN
- the lipA gene encoding lipoyl synthase translates to MPTIKRKPEWLRIKKREGQNMGYVNDLLKKFSLNTVCEAANCPNRVECYSKKTATFMILGKECSRNCRFCNVTHKKLEPLDPKEPENVAKATVDLGLKHVVITSVTRDDLPDGGASHFAETIKAIRRIKKDIIIEVLIPDLLGDIDALKIVVDAKPEILNHNIETVPRLYPDVRPMAIYQRSLDVLKNVKVLDPTVLTKSGIMVGLGEKEDEVIEVFKDLRQVDCDFLTVGQYLQPSEKHYQLKEYVTPETFEMYKEEATKLGFKFVASSPLVRSSYKAADMFASK
- the gcvT gene encoding glycine cleavage system aminomethyltransferase GcvT, translated to MSESRKTALYNMHQKYGGKVVDYAGWALSVQFEGLNPEHENVRTKVGLFDVSHMGEVEIKGNQATECVQYLITNDVEAIVDGQIVYTFMCNENGGVVDDLLAYRYSKDHYLLVINASNIEKDVKWILENTKQFDVEIKNISDDVSQVAIQGPLAQKVLQKVTDTNLDEIEFFHLKRDVNVAGAKCLVSRTGYTGEDGFEIYFDNKDAETIWEALMENGKEEGIKPIGLGARDTLRFEATLPLYGNELSADITPLEAGYGMFVKLKKESDFIGKAALAKQKEEGLKRKIVGFELIGRGIPRHGYEVEVDGKKIGVVTTGYAAPTVKKNIGNALVDIEYTELGTEFDVVIRNKPVKAKVISKRFLSKK
- a CDS encoding permease; amino-acid sequence: MSSIILYIISLFLLFLSFIKDKNKTKKALNISLESFLNLLPTILPMIMFVSIFLSIIDPNIITKLIGTKSGLKGVLLSIVIGSISYIPNFISLPLGASLLQRGAGYPQVAGLISTLMGIGIVTFPLESKYFDNKFSIIRNLIGLISCIVFVIIVWWFLI